The following proteins are co-located in the Sporolactobacillus pectinivorans genome:
- a CDS encoding MmcQ/YjbR family DNA-binding protein, giving the protein MKYEWIDEYCLSKKGVEQDYKVEWQATRYMIRGKIFAMMGGDKNGRPIITVKLAPSTGAQLREEYPDIIPGYHMNKVHWNSLYLEGDVPESVLKGMLDQAHSIVLNRLSKKVREEIIYPES; this is encoded by the coding sequence ATGAAATACGAATGGATTGATGAATACTGCCTTTCAAAAAAAGGAGTGGAGCAGGATTATAAGGTGGAGTGGCAAGCCACCCGCTATATGATTCGGGGCAAAATATTTGCGATGATGGGCGGGGATAAAAACGGACGTCCGATTATTACCGTGAAACTGGCTCCGTCGACAGGCGCGCAGCTCAGAGAGGAGTATCCCGATATTATACCGGGCTATCATATGAATAAAGTCCACTGGAATTCTCTCTACCTTGAAGGAGATGTGCCAGAGAGTGTGCTGAAAGGCATGCTGGATCAGGCACACAGTATCGTGCTGAACAGATTGAGCAAAAAAGTGCGGGAAGAAATCATTTATCCTGAGAGCTGA
- a CDS encoding threonine aldolase family protein → MSEENDLLKAFRNTGYKLGGNGPRTIQVLNKAFSEVDDATESDFYGNGKLIEDFQKKMADFLGKESAVFFPSGVMAQQIALRIWCDRKGIKTVAYHPTCHLEIHENGGLKELHHIRPLLLADKDRLIQLQDITNLKEDISCLLLELPQREIGGQLPDYGELMRISAYCRENGIRLHLDGARLFEVLPYYQKSAAEICGLFDSVYVSFYKGIGGIAGAILAGDTDFTEESKVWKRRYGGDLISLYPYIISSDYYFDRRIGKMAQYYEEAKEFAGFFNSCHGVLTLPEVPVSNMFHVYINVPEEKLRPLLIDFYQSTDIGLTGYLKKTDNGGCSFETNIGDLYEGVSDDKIRSAFRILDQMLLKVI, encoded by the coding sequence GTGAGTGAAGAAAATGATCTTTTAAAAGCGTTCAGAAATACGGGATATAAGCTCGGCGGCAATGGACCGCGAACCATTCAGGTATTAAACAAAGCTTTTAGCGAGGTGGATGACGCGACGGAAAGCGATTTTTACGGCAATGGCAAACTGATTGAAGATTTCCAGAAAAAAATGGCTGATTTTCTTGGCAAGGAGTCTGCCGTGTTTTTCCCGAGTGGCGTGATGGCGCAGCAGATTGCACTCCGCATCTGGTGTGATCGGAAAGGGATTAAAACGGTCGCTTATCATCCGACCTGTCACCTGGAAATTCACGAGAATGGCGGTTTGAAAGAATTGCACCACATCCGGCCGCTATTGCTGGCTGACAAGGATCGGTTGATACAGCTGCAGGACATTACTAACCTTAAAGAGGATATTTCCTGTTTGCTTCTGGAATTACCACAACGCGAGATCGGCGGTCAGCTGCCGGATTACGGTGAACTGATGCGGATTTCAGCTTATTGCCGGGAAAACGGTATCCGGCTTCATCTCGATGGGGCAAGACTGTTTGAAGTGCTTCCTTACTATCAAAAATCGGCCGCCGAAATCTGCGGCCTCTTTGACAGTGTCTACGTCTCATTTTACAAAGGAATTGGAGGTATTGCCGGAGCGATTCTCGCCGGTGATACTGATTTCACAGAAGAATCAAAAGTATGGAAAAGGCGCTACGGCGGTGATCTGATCAGCCTTTATCCCTACATCATCAGCTCAGATTACTATTTTGACCGGCGGATCGGGAAGATGGCCCAGTATTATGAAGAGGCGAAGGAGTTTGCCGGATTCTTTAACTCCTGCCATGGCGTTTTGACATTACCTGAAGTTCCAGTTTCCAACATGTTTCACGTCTATATTAATGTCCCGGAAGAGAAACTCAGGCCTTTGCTGATTGATTTCTATCAATCTACTGATATCGGCCTGACCGGATATTTGAAGAAGACGGACAACGGTGGCTGTTCTTTTGAAACAAATATTGGAGATTTGTACGAAGGCGTATCTGATGATAAAATCAGATCAGCATTTCGGATACTGGATCAGATGCTCTTGAAAGTCATCTAA
- a CDS encoding GGDEF domain-containing protein: MDSFLPNILNCINEGIVILAEDLSIIYWNPFMEKLTKKKQDEVKDTKIEEALPYLNRNFFHSAVDKVIAGGTPVFFSAAMHRRMISENHKVNLKMNRVSNRDGAAILLEFIDVTNQFYQISQLRDYVRQLSHLNIKLQQKEKVIEKLAYYDKLTGVANRALFDKFADKYLNLAKRSGHVLGLMFVDVNEFKAINDTFGHNTGDKVMTRVASLLTESTRKNDIVCRYGGDEFLVLMPDITSYADYQRVAKQISRNKKKHIIQDGYRISLSLSTGVSFYPDDGETIDDLIAKADEIMYADKHGSRQN, translated from the coding sequence ATGGATTCTTTTCTGCCCAATATATTGAATTGCATAAATGAAGGTATTGTGATTCTTGCTGAAGACTTAAGCATCATTTACTGGAACCCGTTCATGGAGAAGCTGACAAAGAAAAAGCAGGATGAAGTTAAGGATACGAAGATTGAAGAAGCGTTGCCTTATTTGAATCGAAACTTTTTCCATAGTGCGGTGGATAAGGTGATTGCCGGAGGTACACCGGTCTTTTTCTCCGCGGCGATGCACCGGCGCATGATCAGTGAAAATCATAAGGTGAATCTGAAAATGAATCGCGTCTCGAATCGTGATGGGGCTGCTATATTGCTTGAATTTATCGATGTGACCAATCAGTTCTATCAGATCAGCCAGCTCCGCGATTACGTCAGGCAACTTTCACATCTGAACATCAAGCTTCAGCAAAAAGAGAAAGTCATCGAAAAACTTGCCTATTATGATAAGCTGACCGGTGTTGCCAATCGAGCGCTTTTTGATAAATTTGCGGACAAATATTTGAATCTGGCAAAACGGAGCGGCCATGTGCTTGGGCTGATGTTTGTCGATGTCAATGAGTTCAAAGCAATCAATGACACATTTGGTCATAATACGGGCGACAAGGTGATGACTCGTGTGGCAAGCCTTCTAACTGAATCGACACGGAAGAACGATATTGTTTGCCGATACGGAGGCGATGAGTTTCTCGTCCTAATGCCAGATATTACGAGTTATGCTGACTATCAGAGAGTAGCGAAGCAGATCAGCCGCAATAAGAAGAAGCATATTATTCAGGACGGTTATCGAATCAGCCTCTCTTTAAGTACCGGGGTAAGCTTTTATCCGGATGATGGAGAGACGATTGACGACCTGATTGCAAAAGCGGATGAAATCATGTATGCAGACAAACATGGATCACGTCAAAATTAA
- a CDS encoding GNAT family N-acetyltransferase, which translates to MILRDAVEADLPAIVAIYNATIPGRMVTADTSEVSIDERKPWFEAHLANKNRPLWVAVLDGKVCGWLSLSSFYGRPAYHSTAEISIYLAESCRRRGLGSFLVRQSLEKSAEFGIKTVLAFIFGHNEPSLRLFESLGFERWGVLPKIAELDSIEHDLVILGKRLAK; encoded by the coding sequence ATGATCCTGCGTGACGCGGTTGAAGCAGACCTCCCGGCTATTGTCGCCATCTATAATGCAACAATCCCTGGAAGAATGGTCACTGCAGATACGTCAGAAGTCTCAATTGACGAGAGGAAGCCATGGTTTGAAGCCCATCTTGCGAATAAGAACCGGCCGCTCTGGGTAGCCGTGCTGGACGGGAAAGTATGCGGCTGGCTCAGTCTGAGTTCTTTTTATGGACGGCCTGCCTATCACTCAACGGCGGAAATCAGTATTTATCTGGCTGAGTCTTGCCGCAGAAGGGGGTTGGGCTCATTTCTTGTCAGGCAGTCTCTTGAAAAATCAGCTGAATTTGGAATCAAAACTGTGCTGGCTTTCATCTTCGGCCACAATGAACCAAGTCTTCGCTTATTTGAGAGCCTGGGTTTTGAAAGATGGGGAGTACTCCCGAAGATTGCTGAACTGGACAGCATTGAGCATGACCTGGTCATTCTTGGAAAACGTTTAGCCAAATAA
- a CDS encoding chemotaxis protein CheC, whose protein sequence is MTGKINREDILKELFNIGVGQAAGTLSEIIDKKIILDVPDVKILSVERGKVELDKFLNQVAEGAVMVSSISFDRQLEGTVSLIFPADKMHQFIDLCLHEDRGEEATMEFTDIDFDTVKEIGNIVLNAIIGELSNTVSIPVEYTLPEVNVLDRARADLFVTDEAYHLILMMYITFNIEGTHIEGAIVINMTLKSLDDILNTIDRMYDGR, encoded by the coding sequence GTGACCGGAAAGATCAACCGAGAGGACATACTTAAAGAACTATTTAATATCGGTGTCGGACAAGCTGCCGGCACACTATCCGAAATTATTGATAAAAAAATAATTCTTGATGTCCCGGATGTAAAAATCCTCAGTGTTGAACGTGGAAAGGTTGAACTGGACAAATTTTTGAATCAAGTGGCTGAGGGAGCGGTCATGGTTTCCTCCATTTCATTTGACAGACAGCTGGAGGGCACTGTAAGCCTGATTTTTCCTGCTGACAAAATGCATCAATTTATTGATCTTTGTCTCCATGAGGATCGCGGCGAGGAAGCTACAATGGAGTTTACGGACATCGATTTCGATACTGTCAAGGAGATTGGCAATATTGTTTTGAATGCGATCATTGGCGAGCTAAGCAATACGGTCAGTATACCTGTTGAATATACGCTCCCCGAGGTCAATGTTCTGGACCGCGCCCGTGCAGATCTTTTTGTTACCGATGAGGCGTACCACCTTATTTTGATGATGTATATTACCTTCAATATTGAGGGGACGCATATCGAAGGAGCAATCGTCATCAACATGACACTGAAATCATTGGATGATATTTTGAATACCATTGATAGAATGTATGATGGAAGATGA
- the murB gene encoding UDP-N-acetylmuramate dehydrogenase has protein sequence MQKINIYEHLKEIVGDTDRVKCNETLSAYTFTKTGGEADILVLPESYEEICKILHFAKDQAMPVTILGKGSNVIIRDGGIRGIVINLLHLDAIRLEGNSVVAQCGAAIIDVSRFALAHGLTGLEFACGIPGSVGGALFMNAGAYGGETSDVLDQAVVADLSGHLLNLSREKLSMGYRSSAISENEYIALEGTFSLCPGDKAEIKEKMEHLTYLRELKQPLEYPSCGSVFKRPPGYYAGKLIQDSGLQGVRIGGVEVSTKHAGFMVNVDHGTATDYIMLIHYVQKKVKEKFDVDLHTEVRIIGEDTSAE, from the coding sequence ATGCAAAAAATTAATATTTATGAACATCTAAAGGAAATTGTGGGGGACACAGATCGGGTGAAATGCAATGAGACCTTGAGTGCCTACACATTTACAAAGACAGGCGGAGAGGCGGACATTCTCGTTCTGCCCGAAAGTTATGAAGAAATCTGCAAAATATTGCACTTTGCAAAGGATCAAGCGATGCCGGTGACCATTCTCGGGAAGGGATCCAACGTCATTATCCGTGATGGCGGGATTCGCGGCATTGTTATTAACTTACTGCATCTGGATGCGATACGTCTTGAAGGAAACAGTGTGGTCGCTCAATGCGGGGCTGCAATTATTGATGTTTCACGTTTTGCCCTGGCACACGGCCTGACCGGGCTTGAGTTCGCCTGCGGTATTCCTGGATCGGTCGGGGGCGCTCTGTTTATGAACGCCGGAGCGTACGGAGGAGAAACTTCAGATGTCCTTGATCAGGCTGTTGTGGCCGACCTTTCTGGGCATCTTTTAAACTTGAGCAGGGAGAAGCTGAGCATGGGGTACCGGAGCAGTGCAATCTCTGAAAACGAGTATATTGCATTGGAGGGGACATTTTCCCTCTGCCCCGGAGATAAAGCGGAGATTAAGGAGAAAATGGAACATCTGACCTATCTGCGTGAGCTGAAACAACCGCTTGAATATCCGTCATGCGGCAGTGTATTTAAACGTCCGCCAGGTTATTATGCGGGCAAACTGATCCAAGACAGCGGCCTTCAGGGCGTCCGGATCGGCGGAGTAGAAGTGTCGACCAAGCATGCCGGCTTCATGGTCAATGTCGACCATGGAACAGCCACAGATTATATTATGCTGATTCACTATGTACAGAAAAAAGTGAAAGAAAAATTCGATGTGGATCTGCATACTGAAGTCCGGATTATTGGCGAAGATACAAGTGCTGAGTGA
- a CDS encoding response regulator transcription factor: MTKVLIVDDSKFSQKITSTLVGKHLKGVTFDYADDGEEGLEQFRKIRPDYLLIDLLMPKLRGQDLIEEVRQIDFDAKIIVVSADVQKRVRDVIEKMGVLSFINKPLNDEKAEEIADIIRKDAQ; encoded by the coding sequence ATGACAAAAGTACTGATCGTTGACGACTCAAAATTCTCTCAGAAAATAACATCCACGCTCGTGGGAAAGCATCTGAAAGGTGTCACATTCGATTATGCGGATGACGGTGAAGAGGGTCTGGAACAATTCAGAAAAATTCGTCCGGATTATCTGCTCATTGACCTGTTGATGCCAAAATTGAGAGGACAGGATCTGATTGAAGAAGTCAGACAGATTGACTTTGATGCTAAGATTATCGTTGTCTCAGCCGATGTCCAGAAACGTGTGCGTGATGTTATAGAAAAAATGGGTGTCTTGTCCTTTATCAACAAACCGCTCAATGATGAGAAGGCGGAAGAAATAGCCGACATTATAAGGAAGGATGCCCAGTGA